The following are encoded in a window of Methylocystis rosea genomic DNA:
- a CDS encoding 3-oxoacid CoA-transferase subunit B, with protein sequence MDAKEVIARRVALELRDRTLVNLGIGLPTLVACYVPSGISVAFQSENGIIGFGEPPPDGLEDPYLTDAGGGYISALPGAAAFDSAISFALIRGGHLDMTVLGGLQVDSSGRLANWMAPGKLVPGMGGAMDLVAGAKRVIVAMQHTAKGQPKIVEALTLPPTAARRISLIVTELAVIEPTDEGLVLRERAPGVSVDTVVASTGAKLLLDGDTPTMPIVSPERVAA encoded by the coding sequence ATGGACGCTAAAGAGGTCATCGCGCGTCGGGTCGCTCTCGAATTGCGTGACCGCACCCTGGTAAATTTGGGCATCGGTCTGCCCACGCTCGTTGCGTGCTACGTGCCCTCGGGAATCTCGGTGGCGTTTCAGAGCGAAAACGGCATTATCGGCTTTGGCGAGCCGCCGCCGGATGGTCTGGAGGATCCTTACCTCACAGACGCCGGGGGCGGATACATTTCCGCTCTCCCCGGAGCCGCCGCATTTGACAGCGCGATCAGTTTTGCGCTGATCCGGGGCGGACATCTGGACATGACCGTTCTCGGCGGCCTGCAAGTCGATTCAAGCGGCCGTCTCGCGAACTGGATGGCGCCCGGCAAACTCGTCCCAGGCATGGGCGGCGCAATGGACCTCGTCGCCGGCGCGAAGCGCGTCATCGTCGCCATGCAACACACGGCCAAGGGGCAACCAAAAATCGTCGAGGCTCTAACGCTTCCGCCCACGGCGGCGCGGCGCATCAGCCTCATCGTCACCGAACTGGCGGTGATCGAGCCTACAGACGAGGGGCTGGTATTGCGGGAGCGGGCGCCCGGCGTAAGCGTGGACACGGTCGTCGCAAGCACGGGAGCCAAGCTGTTGCTCGACGGCGATACGCCGACAATGCCGATCGTTTCGCCTGAGCGCGTGGCCGCCTGA